The Candidatus Schekmanbacteria bacterium genomic interval ACGCAAAGAAATTGCAAAGAGAGCTGCTGCTACTCGGTGGGATATTGGAGATAAAGAAAATCCAATAGCTATTAATGAAGGTGAACTACCATTTGGAGATATTACTCTTGACTGCTATGTCTTAAAAGATAGGCGACGACTATTTCATAAAAAAGCATTAGCAAAAGGCTTAGGCATGAAATCTGAAGGTGGCAATGTTTTTCTTAGAACTTTCAATAGTAAAGGACTGGGATCAGTAATCCCACAAGAAACACGCCAAAAACTTGATAATCCTATTGTTTTCAAGACGTTACGTGGTGATCTCGCACATGGATATGAAGCTTTAACACTTATCGAGGTATGTGATGCAATTTTTGAAGCAAAAAAACTTGGTATATTAAAACCAAATCAATATTTTTTAGCTATGCAAGCTGAAATAATAATAAGATCGTCTGCTAAAATTGGCATTATTGCCCTTGTCGATGAAGCAACAGGTTATATAAAAGATAAGAAAAAAGAAGAATACAGAGAGCTTTTCAAAGAATTTATACGGCAAGAATGTAGAGAATGGGAAAAAGAATTTCCAGATCAATTTTTTGATGTTCTTTATATGTTATATAATTTGCGGCGACTCTATAAAAATAAACATCCGCAGTTTTTTTCTAAATTTATAAGGAAATACGTTTATACGCCTCTTGCCAATAGTAATGGTGCTATCCTTGAAATGTTAGACGAAAAAAATCCTGTTATTTATAAAAGTGGAGGAAGAAAATACAAATTATTTCAATTTTTAACTGATCAGGTTGGGATTCCTGCATTCAGGGCACATCTTTGGCAAATTATTGGTATAGCAAATGCAACAAAAACAAAAAAAGCATTCGATAAAGGATTTTCGCAAGCATTTCCGCAGTCAGGAGAACAATTACCTTTATTTGATTTAGATTAAGGATTCTTATTTTTTAGATTTGTCCATCGTGCTTTAGCCGCTTTTTGTGCTATCTCTTTTCTTTTTTTTGCAGATAGTTTCTCAGCACGTGCTTTGCCGCCTTTTAATCCACCAAGACGACCGAGAGCGACAGCAGCAGGATTTTTTGCAGGAATTACCGGAGCGGATTCTTTCTTTTCTTCTGTTGTTTGATCAACTATATTCTTTGCCAGAGCATTTATATCTTGAGGTTGTTTTTGTTTCTTCATGCTTATCAATATAGCATGAGCGGACAAGCATTTCAAGGGGAGAGAATTTCAAACTGACCCACTACCACGACTTCAAATTGCTTGCTATTTTAGGATGAAGAGAGTAAAAAATAAATCCGTTTTCTGGGAGGAAATACCAGCAACTTGCTGTAATGAAGCAGATTTTTTTTAAAGAAAATTGGAGAAATAAATGTCAGGGAGACTGCCCCGCTGGCTTGTGAAAAGAGGGGTTGATATGAAGGAACTTCATGGAGTTAAAAAAATACTCCGTGAAAAAGGATTATCTACGGTCTGTGAAGAAGCACGCTGTCCTAATATTGGGGAGTGTTTTAAAAGACCTACTGCAACATTCATGATAATGGGCGATGTCTGCTCAAGACAGTGCTCTTTCTGCTCAGTAAACAAAGGCATTCCCTCCTCGCTTGACGCTGATGAGCCGGCAAAGGTTGCAATGGCTGTGGCAGAGCTGGAATTGAAATATGTAGTCATAACTTCTGTTACGCGCGATGATCTTGCTGACGGCGGAGCGGAGCATTTTGCTAAAACGGTTTTAGAAATAAGAAAATTACGCCCCGAGACAAAAGTAGAGATATTAATTCCGGATTTTAAAGGAAGCAGGGAAGCAATTAAAACGGTTTGCGATGCAAAGCCCTATGTTATAAACCACAACATTGAAACAGTGCCCCGTCTTTATTCTTCAGTAAGGCCCCAGGCTGATTACAGAGCTTCTCTTTCGGTTTTAAAAACTGTAAGGGAAAATTCTAGCGAGATAATAACTAAATCAGGGATAATGGTAGGCTTTGGAGAGGAATATGCTGAGGTTGTTGAAGTCATGAAAGACTTAAGGCAGGCAGGCTGCGAAATGCTGACCATCGGGCAGTATCTTACGCCAACGAAAGAGAGCATTCCTGTCAGCGAATTCATCCATCCCGAAGTTTTCAGGATGTACGAAGCGGAAGGGAAGAAGCTTGGATTCAGGTCAGTTGCATCCGGTCCTTTTGTCAGAAGTTCCTACATGGCTGACGAGCAATTCGGAAAGGAAAGCTGAAAATGGCAGAAGAGTTTCACAGGATAAAGAGACTTCCACCATATGCCTTTGCAATCATAGATGAGATAAAACTCAAATCAAGGCGAAGCGGTGAGGATATAATAGACCTTGGCATGGGTAATCCTGATCTGCCGACGCCTGCGCCTATTATTGAGAAGCTTAAGGAAGCAGTTGATAATCCAAAGAACCACAGATACTCTGTTTCAAGAGGAATATATAAACTCAGGCTTGCCATCGTTGACTGGTATAGACGCAAGTATGGAGTCACCATAGATGCCGACGCAGAAGCTATCGTCACAATCGGCGCAAAAGAAGGCTTGTCCCATCTTGCCCTTGCCGTGATTGAACCCGGCGACGTTGCCCTTGTGCCAAGCCCCACATACCCGATACATTCATTCTGCATTGTCATAGCCGGGGGAAACCTTAAGAGCGTAAAGCTTTCAAGGGATTCTGATTTTTTTGAAAATCTGCTTCAGGCTTATGAAGAAAGCTGGCCGCGTCCAAAGATAATAATAATAAGTTTTCCTCACAACCCTACAACAGTCACGGTTGATATTAGCTTCTTTGAGAAGGTCGTAGCATTTGCCAAGCAGCGGGACATTATTGTCATACACGATTTTGCATATGCAGACCTTACTTTTGGAGATTATAAGGCGCCAAGCTTTCTTCAGGTGCCGGGTGCAAAGGACGTCGGTGTCGAGATTTATACAATGTCAAAAAGCTACAGCATGCCCGGTTGGAGAGTTGGATTTTGCGTAGGCAACCACAGGATTATACAGGCGCTTGGAAGGCTCAAAAGCTATTTTGACTACGGCATGTTCCAGCCCATTCAGATCGCTGCAACAGTTGCCTTAAACGAGCTTCAGCATGTTTCTGAGGAAATAAGAGACATATACGAATCAAGATGCGATGCTTTGATTTCCGGTCTTAACAGAGCTGGATGGAAAGTAGAGAAACCTAAAGGGACTATGTTTGTATGGGCTGAGATACCTGAAGAATTCAGGAAACTTGGCTCAATGGAATTTTCAAAAAGATTGCTCACTGAAGGAAAAGTGGCAGTTTCTCCGGGTATTGGTTTTGGCCCTTACGGGGAAGGTAATGTGCGGTTTGCTCTTGTTGAGAATGAACATAGGATACGTCAGGCCGTAAGAGGTATAAAAAAGGTATTGAGCAAAGGAGCATAATCCAAAATTGCGGAGCTTCAAATGAGAAAGATTTATGCAGGATTGATTGGGTTTGGAACTGTAGGGAAGGGTGTTGTAAAGATCCTTAAACAGAACCATGACATTATTGAGAAAAAGCTTGGCGCTGAACTCGTGCTTAAAAGAATCGCAGACCTTGACATTAAATCTTCGCGCGGGATTGACATAGACAAATCAATGTTAACTGCCAATGCAAAGGAATTGATAGAAGACCCTGAAATTGAAATTATTGTTGAACTTATAGGAGGGATAAATCCTGCAAAAGAATTTATCCTCGGGGCACTCGGAAATGGCAAACATGTTGCAACTGCCAATAAGTCACTTCTTGCAAAGCACGGCGTTGAGATATTCGGGGCTGCTGTAAAAGCCGGGAAAAATATAGGATTTGAAGCAAGCGTTGGCGGAGTCATTCCTGTCATCAGGTCGCTGAAAGAGGGGTTTGCCGCCGATGAGGTGCAGTCCATTTACGGTATCATAAATGGAACATCGAATTATATACTGACCAAGATGACAGAAGAGGGGAAGGATTTCCCTTCAGCATTAAAAGAAGCGCAGGATAAAGGTTTTGCCGAGGCTGATCCGACTCTTGATATAGGCGGCGGCGATTCTGCCCATAAAATCGCTGTGCTTGGAGCTCTTGCATTCGGGACAAACATCCCTCTTGAAGAGATACACACTGAAGGGATTACCGACATTTCACCGCTTGATATAAAATACGCCTATGACCTAGGTTACAAAGTGAAGCTTCTTGCCATAGCCAAGAATATAGACGGCGAGATAGATATAAGGGTGAATCCGACAATGATCCCCTTTGATAATCCCCTTTCCAATGTGAATAATGAATATAATGCGATTTATATCGTAGGCAAGAATTCAGGAAGGACGATCCTTTTCGGCAAGGGCGCCGGGGAACTGCCCACCGCAGTGGCGGTTGTAGGCGACATGATAGAGATTGCAAGAGATATACTCTCCGGAGCTCAAAGCAGGATATCTCCGCTCTCATTCAAGCTTAACAATATAAGCAGAAAAAAGATAAAACCTGTAGATGAAATAACTTCAAGGTTTTACTTCCGCTTCAGTGTTGTTGACATGCCGGGAGTGCTTTCCAAGATATCAGGCATACTCGGAGATAATGGAATAAGCATTTCAACAGTAATCCAGAAGAACAAGGCGACAGACGGAAAGGTTTCGGTCGTGATAATGACTCATGATGCCATTGAGAAAGCAGTGAGAAAATCGCTTCAGGAGATTGACCGGCTTCCCATTGTCCTTGATTCAACTGTTTCTATCAGAGTTGAGGCTGAGTGAGGTTAGAGAAATGAAATATCTGATTGTATTAGGCGACGGGATGGCTGATGTTGCACTTCCTGAACTTGGCGGGAAAACCCCGCTTGAAGCAGCCAATATTCCCAATATGGATTTTATCGCAAAGAACGGGACAAGCGGAATGGCAAGGACGATTCCAGATGGGATGAACCCTGGAAGCGATGTGGCAAGCCTTTCCGTGCTCGGCTATAATCCCGCTGAAGTCTACACAGGGAGGGCTCCTCTTGAGGCTGCGAGCATAGGAGTTAATCTTTCTCCTAATGACACAGCATTAAGATGCAATCTCGTTACAATAGCTGACGGTAAAATGGACGACTACAGCGCCGGGCATATCGGGACCGATGAAGCATCCATTTTGATAAATGATATAAACAGCAAGCTTTCCGACTCAACCACTTCATTCTATCCTGGGAAAAGCTACCGCCACCTGATGGTCAGCAAAAGAAAGTTTAATGGGGTTAAGCTTGTTCCTCCCCATGATATATCGGGGCAGGCTGTTTCCGGCTACATGCCTGGCGGAGATGGCTCGGATGAGCTTAAGGTGATAATGGAGAAAGCATCTAAGATTTTAAAAGACCATGATGTGAACAGGAAAAGGATAGCAAGGGGAGATAAGCCTGCAACTGATATCTGGCTCTGGGGTGAAGGGACAAGGCCGGCAGTTTCTCCTTTTCGTGATAAGTATGGATTGGATGGCGCTGTGATAAGCGCTGTTGACCTTGTTAACGGCATAGGTATATATCTTGGATTTGAAGTGGTAAATGTTCCCGGTGCAACAGGATACATTGATACAAATTATGAAGGCAAAGCAGAGAATGCACTTAAGGCTTTAAAAAAAGTTGATATCGTTTATCTTCACATTGAGGCGCCTGATGAGACAGGCCATAATGGTGATTTGAAAAACAAGATCAAGTCCATGGAGGATATTGACTTAAAGGTCTTGAAAAGAATTATAGCTGAGATGCCGCAGTTTGGCGAGTACAGGATACTGGTTATGTCTGACCATCCGACACCTGTCAAACTCCGCACACATACGTCTGACCCTGTGAATTTCTCTCTTTATGGCACAGGTGTTAAAGCCAATGGAGCAAGTGCATTTTCTGAAAAAGAAGCTTTGAGTACGAAATTCTTTTTTAGCGATGGATACAAATTGATGGGATATTTTCTGGGCAAGAATGGGTGAGAAGAAATTAACTTGCAGAGAACAAAGAGAAATGCTCTGGAACTCTCTGTGATGACTATGATGATCTATCTGGAGGGATGATGAATGGCACTGATAGTTCAAAAGTACGGTGGAACGTCTGTAGGCGACACCGAAAGAATTAAGAATGTTGCAAAGAAGATTATAGAGTCGAAGAAGAAGGGAAATCAGGTTGTTGTTGTTGTATCAGCGATGTCAGGTGATACAGACCGTCTTATAGGTCTTGCTCACAAGATAACTGACCTTCCTAATGAAAGAGAGATGGATGTTCTCATGTCTTCCGGCGAAAGAGTATCTATTGCACTTGTGGCAATAGCAATCAGGAGTATGGGAGAAAAAGCAGTCTCCTTTACCGGCCGCCAGGTAGGAATGCTCACTGACAAAGTTCACACCAAGGCGCGTATAGAAAAGATAAATGCCGGGCGGATAAGGGCAGCGCTTGACAGCGGACACATAGCCATTGTTGCAGGCTTTCAGGGAATTACGGAAGAAGGGGATGTCACAACGCTTGGACGCGGCGGCTCAGACACATCGGCTGTTGCCATTGCCGCAGCGCTAAACGCAGATGTCTGCGAGATATATACTGATGTTGACGGAGTTTACACCGCTGACCCCAGGATAGTCCCGGGAGCAAGAAGGCTTGACAAGATATCCCATGAGGAAATGCTTGAGATGGCAAGCCTTGGAGCAAAGGTTTTGCAAATCAGGTCTGTTGAATTCGCAATGAAATATAATGTTCCTCTTTATGTATTATCGAGTTTTGCTGAAGGAGGAGGCACACTTGTCACTATGGAGGATGAAACGATGGAACAGGTTTTGGTCACTGGAGTTACACTTGCCCGCGATGATGCAAAAGTATCTATAAGAAGAGTTCCGGACCGGCCGGGTATAGCAGCATCAATATTTAAACCGCTCGCTGATGCAAGCATCGTGGTTGACATGATAATCCAGAACGTAAGCAAAGACGGTTTTACGGATATAACTTTTACGGTCAACAAGGCTGACTGCAAGAAGGCGTTGAAGATCATGGAGCCGATAGTAAAATCTATTGGAGCTGCTGAACTCAATACAGATGAGAATATATCGAAAGTATCTATCATAGGCGCCGGGATGAGGAACCACGCAGGCGTTGCATCGAAGATGTTCGAATCGCTTTCAAAAGACGGTATCAATATCCAGATGATAAGCACCTCGGAAATCAAGATATCCTGTATCGTGGAGGCAAAGTACGGTGAGCTTGCAGTAAGGATTCTCCATGATGCCTTTGCTCTTGATAAGATAAACAGATAACAGGCAGCATTAAATAGAAAATTCGAAAACGCATGTTTTAAGGTGCGCAATTAATATGTGAGGAATATGCCGTGATCAAAGTTAAAAGAGCACTGATAAGTGTTTCTGATAAAAAAGGGATAGTGGATTTTGCAAAGGGATTAAATGAACTCGGCGTTGAAATAATATCAACCGGCGGCACTGCGCGCTCAATGAGCGAGAGCGGGATAAAAGTGCAGGAGATATCTGATTTTACAGGGTTCCCGGAGATGCTCTCGGGGAGGGTGAAGACTTTACATCCTCTTGTACATGGAGGCATCCTTGCCATAAGAGATGACGAGACCCACATAAAACAGGTTGAAGAGCACGGCATAAAATACATAGACATGGTTGTTGTAAACCTCTACCCTTTTGAGGCTACAACAGCAGATGAGAACTGCCCGCTTCCACATGCCATTGAGAACATAGATATAGGCGGACCGGGGATGATCAGGTCTGCCGGGAAAAACCACAGGTTCGTGGCCGTAGTGGTAAACCCTGATGACTATGCGAGCATCCTTGCAGAATTAAAGGGAAATAACGGCGCCCTTAAAGAAGAAACCTGCTTTGATCTTGCAGCCAAGGCTTTCTCACACACAGCAAGATATGACTCTGTGATTTCAGCTTACTTCAATGCAAGGAGGTCTTACAAAGAAGGAGAATTCCTTGCCGGCGAGTTTGCAGTAGGAGTGAGGAAGGTGCAGGAGCTGCGTTACGGGGAAAATCCCCATCAGCGGGGAGCATTCTTCAGGGTCGGAGGCGAAGACGGCGGAGTTGCCGACATGAAGCAGCTTCACGGGAAGGAGCTTTCATTTAACAACATCATAGATGCTGACGGCGCATTAAATGTTGCACTTGATTTTGATGGGATAGGCTGTGCGATAATAAAACACACGAATCCGTGCGGTGCAGCTCTTTCAAAGATATCTGTAAAAGATGCATATCTCAAGGCTTATGCCACTGATCCGGTATCTGCCTTTGGTGGGATAATCGCCATAAACAGACAGATTGACTCTGATGCAGCGCAGGAGATATCAAAGCTTTTTGTCGAAGCCATCATTGCTCCTGCTTTTTCTGATGAGGCATTGAAGATACTCACTGCAAAGAAGAATATCAGGCTTCTTACTCTTGATTTTGACAGGGCAAGAACAAAGAGAGCTGGCATGCTCGATATAAAGAGGGTATTAGGCGGGCTTGTCATGCAGGAACGCGATGTTGCTGACCTTGACAAAAACACGATTAAGATCCCGACAAAGAGAAAACCCACAAATGATGAGCTTGATGCGCTCCTCTTCGGATGGAAGATCGCAAAGCATGTAAAATCAAATGCCATAATATTTGCAAATAAAGACCAGCTCGTAGGTGTCGGCGCCGGACAGATGAGCCGTGTTGATTCCGTGAAGATCGCAAGGATGAAGGCACAGCTTCCAACCAAGGGAACAGCGCTCGCATCAGATGCATTCTTTCCTTTCAGGGACGGGATTGATGCGGCGGCTGAAGCCGGTATAACATCCGTAATCCAGCCCGGCGGTTCGGTAAAAGACGAGGAAGTCATTGCTGCATGCGATGAGCATGGGATTGCCATGGTGTTTACAGGAATCAGGCATTTTAAGCACTGATTTATAAAACCAACATTTGGTATAATACTCTGCTATTGGAGCATCTGCTCCGCATGATGTTCTTTTTTGCGTCTGCTGGCAAAATCTTGTGTTTTCTGAACTGAATAAAATTAATCGAGGGGAAATAAATGGATTTGAAAGTCTTCTTCACAGTCTTTTCCACCATATTCATAGCTGAGATAGCTGATAAAACGCAGATTGCGACTATGCTCTATGCCTCTGAAAATGAGCACAGCAAACTGACAATATTTATCGGTGCAGCCTGTGCCCTTGCTGTTACTTCTGCGATCGGTGTATTTGCAGGGAGTGTCCTTTCAAGCTTTATAAATGAAAAGGTAATGTCAAAAGTAGCAGGCATTGCATTTGTCATTATAGGGGCTTGGTCGTTCTTCCGGGGATAAATCGCAGAGATTATTTTGAAGAAGTTTTACTTTTCCCCGGCTCCCCTGAAAACATAGAACCTGCTGCCCAGCTTTTTCTGGAAGTTGTCAAGGTAGATGTAGATTACAGGAGTGATGTAAAGAGTTATTATCTGGGAAAAGAGCAACCCTCCAACTACGGCAAGACCTAATGGGCGGCGGGTTTCCGCCCCGGCGCCAAAGCCAAGAGCTATGGGAAGTGTTGCCATTAAAGCTGCCATGGTTGTCATCATTATTGGACGGAACCTTATGAGGCATCCCTGATAAATGGCTTCTTCCGCGCTTTTCCCCTCTTTTCTTTCCGCTTCAAGTGCAAAGTCTATCATCATGATGGCATTTTTCTTAACGATTCCTATGAGCATTATTATTCCTACAAAAGCGTAAAGATTTAGTTCAACGCCGAAAAGCATGAGTGTAAGAAGTGCGCCAAGTCCTGCTGACGGAAGCCCCGAGAGAATAGTCAGAGGATGTATGAAGCTTTCATAGAGTATACCGAGCACGATGTAGATCACGATTATAGCCATAAGAAGGAGAAACCAGAACCCCCGCATTGATGATTCAAATGCCTGCGCTGTTCCCTGAAAACTTCTGCTTATTGTCGGTGGAAGCGTGACATCAGCTAATTTATGTACCTCGTCAACGGCATAGCCAAGAGGTATTCCCGGTTTAAGGTTAAAAGAGATTGTGACAGATGGAAGTTGTCCCAGGTGGTTTACGGAAAGCGGGCCAACATTTTTTGTTATTTTTGCAACAGCGCTTAATGGAATAAGCTCTCCTGATGATGAACGTATGTATAGGAGAGACAAAACTGAAGGATTAGTCTGATACTTAGGTTCAAGCTCAGTTATTACTCTGTACTGGTTTGAGGATGCAAGTATGGTTGATACCTGGCGGGCGCCGTATGAATAGTAAAGGGCATCTTCTATCTGCTCTGCTGTGACACCAAGGGTTGATGCCTTGTCCCTGTTGATCTCGACATTTACCTGCGGGTTTTTGATCTGTAAATCGCTTGTTACATCCTGAAGCCCCGGGATCAAACGAATTTTGTCTTCGAGGATCGGAGTATAGGAATAAAGCTCTTCGATGTTTGGTCCCTGCAAAGTAAATTGGTACTGGCTTTTTGTAAGCTGTCCTCCAAAGCGGACTGTGGGAAGATTCTGCATGAAAATCCTGAGCCCCGGGACATCTGCTGTTTTTATCCGAAGGTCCTGTATGATATCATCCACTGTGCGCTTGCGCTGGGAGCGGTCTTTGAGATAAATAAAGATACGCCCTGAGTTTCCGGCAAGGTTAGGCCCTCCGGAACCAACGCTTGACATGAATGAGCGGACATCTTTGTCTGTTTTTACTATATCAGCCATCTGCTTCTGGTGTTGTGCTATGGATTCAAAGGATATTCCCTGCGCACCTTCGGTAAAACAAAAGATCATCCCCGTGTCTTCGCTCGGGAAAAATCCCTTTGGAATGGCACCGAAAAGGTAGATTGTTAAAATAAGAATAATAAGTGATACTGCCAGTGTTGTTCTCCGGTGTTTTATAGCTGTTTTCAAAGTATTGTCATAGAGACTGAACAAGGCATTAAAAAACCGTTCGGAGAGTTCGTAAATGCCGCTGTGTTTTTCCTCTTTCTTTTCTTTTAGAAACCTGCTGCAAAGCATCGGGGTGAGGCTTAATGAAACAAAACCTGATACAAGAATCGACAATCCGATGGTAACAGCGAACTCGTGCAAAAGCTTTCCTATAAGCCCTCCCATAAAGAGTACAGGGATGAAAACTGCTACAAGGGAAAGAGTCATTGAAAGTATTGTGAAGCTTATCTCCCTGGAACCGTTAAGGGCGGCTTCATACACGCTTTCTCCCTGTTCCATGTGGCGGACTATGTTTTCAAGCATGACTATGGCATCATCCACTACAAATCCGACCGAAAGGGTAAGCGCCATCAGCGAGAGGTTGTCTAAAGAATAATTAAAAAGATACATGAAGGAAAATGTTCCCACAACAGACATCGGGAGCGCCATGCTGGGAATAAAAGTTGAAGAAAGATTTCTGAGAAAAAGGAATATAACGAGCACGACAAGGCAGAGCGCGATAAAAAGGGTGTTCTTCACATCGTTTACTGAGTCCCGTATTGAGACAGAACGGTCATATATTACATTCATATCTATTGAGGCCGGCATCTGCTCGCGGAATGAGGGGAAGAGCTTTTTTATGGAATCCACGATTTCAACGGTGTTTGTTCCGGGCTGACGCAACACGGCAAGGATGATAGCCCTGTCATCAACGTACCAGCTCGCAATTTTATCGTTTTCAGTGCTGTCTATTACCCGTCCTACATCTTTTAGCCTTACCGGTGCGCCGTTGCGGTAAGCTACTATCAAAGGCTCGTAAGCCTTGGCGTTATTTAACTGCCCGGTCGCCTTTATGGTGAATGCCTGCTTGGAACCCCAGAGAGTTCCTGTGGGCAGATTTACATTGCCGCGTCGTATCGCATTTGCGACCTCATCGATTCCTATTCCCTTCGTGGCAAGGGCAGAAGGGTTAATCTGTGCCCTTACCGCATATTTTTGGGCTCCGTATATCTGTACCTGCGCAACTCCGCTTACCATTGAAATGCGCTGTCCTATAAATGTATCAGCATATTCATTTACAACGTAAAGGGGCTGTGTTGCTGAACTAAGGGCAAGAAAAAGGACCGGCTGATCTGCAGGGTTTACTTTTGAATATGATGGCGGACTTGGCATGTCCTGCGGGAGCTGCGATGCTGCTTTTGTAATTGCAGCCTGCACATCCTGTGCGGCTGCATCTATGTTGCGGTCGAGATCGAACTGAAGGGTCACCTGTGTGGAGCCCAGCGAGTTAGTGGAATTCATTGTACTTAAACCGGCAATCGTTGAAAACTGACGCTCAAGCGGAGTGGCGACTGCGGCTGCCATTGTGTCGGGGTTTGCGCCGGGAAGACTTGCTGATACTAATATTGTCGGGAAATCGACGTTGGGCAGATCGCTTACCGGAAGACGCTGATAAGAGATGAAGCCAAAGAAAAGTATAGCGAGCATGACAAGCGTTGTCATGACAGGACGCTTTATAAAAATTTCTGCAATGTTCATGGCTGGTTTTGCGGCGTTGCGGAGGAGCTTTTTATTTGGACTTTTGTACCGGGAAGAAGCTGAAGCTGTCCGTCTGTTACAACCGTTTCTCCTGCAGAAATGCCGTTTCCGATTAGAGACTCATTACCGGTCGTACGAATTACTTTTACAGGACGCGAGTCAACCGTCATGTCCGGTTTGACTACAAAAACATATTCTCCCTTCTGGCCTGATTGGACTGATTCTGACGGAATGACTATGGCGTTTTTCTCTGTTGAAAGGACAAGTGTTGTGTTGACGAACTGTCCGGGCCAGAGACTCTTTGCAGGATTCTCAAATGTTCCCTTAAGACGTATAGTTCCCGTAGCAGTATCAACGGCATTATCTATAAATGTAAGTTCACCTTCCTCAGGTGTTTGCCCATCATTAGGAATTAAAGCCTCAACCTTTAACGTTCCTGAAGATATGTTTTTCTTTATCGCGGACAGATTCTGTTCAGGTACCGAAAAAGTAACAAGTATCGGGGAAATCTTGTTAATGGTGACAAGCGAGGTATCATTGACCTTGACTATGTTTCCTGCCTTGACGTCAAGGTTGCCTGTCCGGCCTTCAATCGGGGAATAAATCGAGCAGTAACCTAGCAGTATTTTTGCATTGTCGATTGTTGCCCTGTCGGATTGAACTGATGCTTCCAGCATTTCCCTGTTTGTACGTGAACTGTCGTAGTTTTCCCTGGCTATGAACCCTTTTTCGAATAATGATTTATAGCGCTCTTCTTCTGTTGCTGAATTTTGAAGCTGTGCCTTGTCTTTTGCAAGATTGGCTTCAGCCTGATTAAGGGCTGCTTTAAAAGGACGAGGGTCTATTGAGAAAAGAAGAGCACCTTTTTTTACATCATCCCCTTCTTTAAAGTGGACAGTCATCAGCTCTCCGCTGACCAGTGTTTTTATTGTTACGGATGAGATTGTTTCTACTGTTCCTATGGCATTTATTGTGACCGGGACATCTTTTGAAACTGCCTTTGCGACTGTCACAGCGACTATTCTCTGTCTGTTTGTTTCATCTTTTGTTTTTGATGAACAGCCCGTGAAAAATAATACTGACAGAACCCCAAAACATGCAATTAATAATAAAAAGGCAGAATGATGTTTTCTGAGATTATTGATGTATATAAAATGACCAGATCTTGATTGCATGGTTTTAACCTCCTCACCAGAATTCATAACGTCCGGAAGCTATCACAAAAACGCCTAAAAGAAAATTAGTAATCGCATGGGCAGCTATACAATCTGAAAGTTCGCGTCTGTGGTATAATACGACATTGTATATTGCTCCTGCTATTATGCCTACAAGCCATTGGCTGTGCTCGGAGCCAAAAAGCAAAGAACTTATTATAAATGAAGTCCATGTGAAAGTTCCGAACTTTACCTTCAGAAAATCAACATTTATGATAAAGCGAAGGACAAAAGAACGCCAGAAAAGCTCTTCCATTACGGGTACTACTATAACGCTCCCTATCATCCG includes:
- a CDS encoding efflux RND transporter permease subunit → MNIAEIFIKRPVMTTLVMLAILFFGFISYQRLPVSDLPNVDFPTILVSASLPGANPDTMAAAVATPLERQFSTIAGLSTMNSTNSLGSTQVTLQFDLDRNIDAAAQDVQAAITKAASQLPQDMPSPPSYSKVNPADQPVLFLALSSATQPLYVVNEYADTFIGQRISMVSGVAQVQIYGAQKYAVRAQINPSALATKGIGIDEVANAIRRGNVNLPTGTLWGSKQAFTIKATGQLNNAKAYEPLIVAYRNGAPVRLKDVGRVIDSTENDKIASWYVDDRAIILAVLRQPGTNTVEIVDSIKKLFPSFREQMPASIDMNVIYDRSVSIRDSVNDVKNTLFIALCLVVLVIFLFLRNLSSTFIPSMALPMSVVGTFSFMYLFNYSLDNLSLMALTLSVGFVVDDAIVMLENIVRHMEQGESVYEAALNGSREISFTILSMTLSLVAVFIPVLFMGGLIGKLLHEFAVTIGLSILVSGFVSLSLTPMLCSRFLKEKKEEKHSGIYELSERFFNALFSLYDNTLKTAIKHRRTTLAVSLIILILTIYLFGAIPKGFFPSEDTGMIFCFTEGAQGISFESIAQHQKQMADIVKTDKDVRSFMSSVGSGGPNLAGNSGRIFIYLKDRSQRKRTVDDIIQDLRIKTADVPGLRIFMQNLPTVRFGGQLTKSQYQFTLQGPNIEELYSYTPILEDKIRLIPGLQDVTSDLQIKNPQVNVEINRDKASTLGVTAEQIEDALYYSYGARQVSTILASSNQYRVITELEPKYQTNPSVLSLLYIRSSSGELIPLSAVAKITKNVGPLSVNHLGQLPSVTISFNLKPGIPLGYAVDEVHKLADVTLPPTISRSFQGTAQAFESSMRGFWFLLLMAIIVIYIVLGILYESFIHPLTILSGLPSAGLGALLTLMLFGVELNLYAFVGIIMLIGIVKKNAIMMIDFALEAERKEGKSAEEAIYQGCLIRFRPIMMTTMAALMATLPIALGFGAGAETRRPLGLAVVGGLLFSQIITLYITPVIYIYLDNFQKKLGSRFYVFRGAGEK
- the purH gene encoding bifunctional phosphoribosylaminoimidazolecarboxamide formyltransferase/IMP cyclohydrolase; translated protein: MKVKRALISVSDKKGIVDFAKGLNELGVEIISTGGTARSMSESGIKVQEISDFTGFPEMLSGRVKTLHPLVHGGILAIRDDETHIKQVEEHGIKYIDMVVVNLYPFEATTADENCPLPHAIENIDIGGPGMIRSAGKNHRFVAVVVNPDDYASILAELKGNNGALKEETCFDLAAKAFSHTARYDSVISAYFNARRSYKEGEFLAGEFAVGVRKVQELRYGENPHQRGAFFRVGGEDGGVADMKQLHGKELSFNNIIDADGALNVALDFDGIGCAIIKHTNPCGAALSKISVKDAYLKAYATDPVSAFGGIIAINRQIDSDAAQEISKLFVEAIIAPAFSDEALKILTAKKNIRLLTLDFDRARTKRAGMLDIKRVLGGLVMQERDVADLDKNTIKIPTKRKPTNDELDALLFGWKIAKHVKSNAIIFANKDQLVGVGAGQMSRVDSVKIARMKAQLPTKGTALASDAFFPFRDGIDAAAEAGITSVIQPGGSVKDEEVIAACDEHGIAMVFTGIRHFKH
- a CDS encoding TMEM165/GDT1 family protein, with protein sequence MDLKVFFTVFSTIFIAEIADKTQIATMLYASENEHSKLTIFIGAACALAVTSAIGVFAGSVLSSFINEKVMSKVAGIAFVIIGAWSFFRG